GCAATGAAATCTATGAAGAAAAGCCAGGCTTTTCGGCAGAAAGCGCGCGTGCATCAGCAGAAACAGCTTAAACAATCGCGACGTATTCGACAccagaaggaaaaacatatgaagcaaaaaaaaggattcaaGAAGCACAATAATACTGCCGGTCGCAGAGAACCAAGGCGAAAACGAAACGACGATTGAAAAAGCCAGGCAAATCAGAAGGACATACAGTTAATAAAAGATCACTATTGTTCACTTAGTTTACAAGAAGTATATTTCTTCCATTCCGAAGCGTTTAATGATGGATACACATGTAGGGTATGGATTCTGAATGTTTCCACAGAAAACGTTTCCCTCGTTGGCTCGAGATGGATGAGCACTTTGcactcacaaaacaaacaacggaATCATCAGATTACGCCACTGGATCGTCTCCCTTTGTGGTGCGGGTATAGATGACCTGAGCGTGATGATGCACGACCTGCTTGATCAGTCCCTTCTGGCAGAGCTCACGTAGACCGCGCTTCGCGAGCGATCCACGAATCTTCAGCCTTTCCGATACAACCGACGGGGTAATCAGTTTGTAGGCAGGGACCTCCTTGTACAGCTTATCGTACGTGGCCTTATCGAAAAGGACCTGGTTGTTTAGCTTGTCACGGACCTTTCCCTTCGAccacttcttcttcttggccttTCCACCGGATCCTCCCTCCTTCTTCTTCTGGGTTTTTTGCGGCTGTTTCGCCGATCCCTTGGTATCCTTCTTCGGAGgctaaaattgaaacaaaaacaaaacattagtGTACAGCAGTGGCATCAGCGTCCATGTGAAATAAGTCGATTTGCATTGCGACCGGTCTAATGCTGAGTGATACAAATAGATGTTTATACACATCGAACCTCCAGCCCTTGAACACCCGCACTACACTATTTTTCCTCCGGCTGGGAGGTTCATctgagttgtttttttacgcAATATTCAACTTCATCGGTTCAGTTACACTCTGAAGCACGTTTTAGCTAACAACACAGAACATTCCACGCAAATGGTGCGATAATTTTCGTAAAAACTCAACCAAATTCAACCTACCATTCTGAAGTATGGACTCGAAAAGAAAGAGAACGTCGGCGGCAGTTGATAGAAAGAAGGAAGTGCAAAAACGCATTGATGGTAAAAACGCACACTTTGCTGTCAAACGGGAAACGTCTGAAAATCTGCGTTTTTACCGGCTTTATTATTCAgcataaatgaatgaaaacgaTGTTTTAAATCATTATCTTTGTCTAACCCATCAGACATTATGATAGTGTTAAAAGCCGAACTAAAAcacaatgaaaataaatgtgaAAACCCGGAATTAGAATTGTTtccaaccaccaccatttcGCACCATTTCGCTCTGCCCGTTATCAATGCGTTTACAATCAAAAATACTTAAAATTAAACTGTACTTAATCGTATACCGCGTGGAACGTATGAAAAGGGATAATGGAGAAGGCATTTGTGTGCAAACCATTAATTATATGAGATCAAAAGGGCGTGGAAGACATATGCCGAAAGTGTTGAAAGAAGAACGTACCGCAATTGCGACAGAGTGTGTAGAGCCCCAATCACACAGCTGTCATATCGGCTCGGATGTCGTGTCAACACCGTGTACGAAAGAAAATCTACACCGCTCGTAGTGCAATTACGGATGCTCGGTCAGCCGACGAACTGAATCCAAAAAccgaaataaatttaaaaaatgtcttACAAACGATGCTGATCTTTGAAGCCCATTGCAACCGTGACCAATACGGATCGAAAAGCTTATCCGCAACATAGGGTATGTATTTAGTTGTTCGTGGTCGTCTCTATGCTGTGTCGCGATCGATGTTTGCTTCCGCAATGTTCCTGCTGTCGACCAATCGTTGTACGTACGTCGGGGGTTTGAAATGAGAACAAAAACATGGGCGTAGTGCTAGCCTATTCCGTCGGTTTTCTAACGGCACCTTGTTTTGCCTCATATCGAAACAAGGAAGCTTCTGAAATGGATCATTATTTGGTTAGTTGTGCATACGTAAGCAAAACAAGGCGTAAGCACTCCGGTGGAATGGCATTGTTTACAATCTTGGTCAGGGTCGGGATAATACGTGGTGTGCCAGAGCAACTGAATGGCCCAGGCAGGAAGCGTAGTGAATAGTTATGTTTGATGTATTTTCACACATACGACAATAGCCAAAAATCTTGTACTATCAACTCTATGAATCATCCCTCACTGTACGTTATCGGTAACGATCGATTATTGTTTTATCGTTACAGAGCACAGGTTTGCGATAGATCTCTGCAGAAGGTACCCCGTGCATCACCACCCCGTACGAGCTCCATCGAGTTGATTTCGACCAATTCATTTCCCCTCCACGATCGACTACGTCCTGCGTCAGTAACTCAAGATTTTGTTCTAAGTGCTTATCAGCGTTTTGTCCTTCACCCTCACGATGCTGCCACTAACGCATAAGGATTCCCGTGGATTTGGCTATCGAATACGGGAGAAGTTCAACAGTTGGAGCCGGCTCATTCTGTCGGATCGCAATTCGcgaaatttgtttttctttctactGCTTAATTTAAGCTTTGCCTTTGTCGAGCTGATGTACGGAATATGGACGAACAGTTTAGGTAAGTTTCGGCCCGGCCATAGTTTCGTAGCAATTGAAATATGCTAATTGATTTTAACCTCTACTTCAAGGTTTGATCTCGGATTCGTTCCACATGTTCTTCGACTGTACGGGGTTGTTGGCCGGATTAGCTGCGTCCGTTATAACAAAGTGGCGGGCGAATGAGAAGTATTCTTACGGATACGTGCGTGCCGAAGTTCTTGCTGGCTTTGTGAACAGTCTCTTTCTGCTGTTTATCGCATTCTTCATCATGTCCGAGGCAGTAGAACGTGCAATCGAGCCTCCGGAAGTGAAACATGAACGGTTGTTCGTCGTCTCAGTACTCGGGTTGCTGGTGAACCTGGTCGGTATCTATGCATTCCAACACGGCGGCCATGGACATTCGcatggtggtggcggtggccaCGGTCATTCGCACGGCGGTGGTGGCGGAGGTCACGGACATTCCCATGGTGGAGCAATGAACCATCACAGCCACGATACTCATCACCTGCTGTCGAATCATAATGATAACCATGGGCATTCCCACGGTGGAGGCGATCATCATCACAGCCATGGAGGTGGCAGTGAGATTATTTCCACCAACTCGCAGATTATGCGTGGTGTCTTCCTGCACATTCTAGCCGATACGCTCGGATCGGTAGGTGTCATTATATCGGCAGTGCTGATGCAGCTGTTTGGTTGGATGCGAGCCGACCCCATTTGCAGCATGTTCATTGCGCTAACGATCGGGCTAAGTACGCTCTCGTTGATCAAGGAATCGGTAATGGTGCTTATGCAGCGCCAACCGGTAGCGCTGGATCGATTACTGCCATCCTGCTATCAGAAGGTGACCGGTCTGGCCGGTGTGTACAGCGTACAGGAGCCACATTTTTGGACCCTCTGCACCGACGTGTACGTAGGTGTCATCAAGTTGGAGGTATCGAAAAACGTTGATCCCAAGTACGTGGTACAGCACACGCGCATGATCTTCGAAGCGATAGGCGTACGGCAGATGAACATTCAGCTAGACTATACTGCAATGTGATAAACCCACGTAGTGGCGCTGTGAGATGGGGCCGGGACAAAAGTTCCGTTCAATTGTCGTGTATTGTTGTTTCAGGTTGTTTTCTTGACCCAAAACCAACACCACTGTCTGCAATGGTAACACTGTTTTCTACCTCTACGCTACTCCCAATCGGCTAGAGATTTTCGCGTTTTCgtatcaattttatttcataggCACCACCTAGTGGGAGAAGTATTGCATACAAACATTTCAGACGTACGAATTAGTATAGAGcctaagttttgttttatgaaacaCACCTTTACCTACTTACTGTTTCCGTTAGGCATTGTTTAGTCCTCCTTTAGGCGATAAAGTCTGTGCTCATGATTCTAGGATTATATCGAAATAAGCCAAATCAACTAGTAATGGCTCGGTTCCAACCTAAAAGTCAATGATTCGCGCTGCGTGAAGCTTTGAACGTAGACGAATTAAGTATAAAATGTTATACATATGGTATCATCCGCGTCCTGCGCTGTACAAGCGCAAGCTCCCCATGCAGAAAGAACTGAAGAGCTGGAAGGGCACACATTGTAATAAGATTTATTTCCAAGGGATCATGAATGCATTGTTCATGTTGTAATAGGATATTCGTAATAATGGGGACATACCTGCAGGAAAAGAATCGAACAGTTGCTGAATccagaaaaaaacatggtAAAGCACGATGTAATGCATTTGATTTTACAATGCCTACATGTCTGTAGGATAGATGATAGCGGGAAGAAAAATACAATTCTGTTAACGATAATGtgcgtattgttttattgcaactactgtttgaatgttttcataAACGCGTGTCAGTGGCAATTCAAAAGCCGTTTTTGTCATCCAGTCGACTAGATATGTGTTAAACTATTAATTGACATTTTGTACGCATCTATGTAGGGATGGATTTGCAATAGATTTATTTGTGATTGAAAGGTGAAATTGATGCTTAACTATTATACAAATACTTAAATAATGCGAGCAATAAGTTGACATGATAAAGAATCAGAATACAATAGCACGAATACGCGTTCTAGCGCTACGTGCACGAAAAGTATACAAAGCGTATATTGAGCATCTCCTGTATTCATAACAGCCGGCACAAAACAACGTATTCGTCGCTCtggaaaccaaaacaaatctACCCAGGCTACCATTTTTTCCCTGAGGACCGCGTCGATTTTCACTAAAGCACTACTTTTAAGCAAACCAGAAAGTAAGTGGTTAGTAAAATGCCGTTCAACGAGACTCAAGCTGGAAACATTACTCCGTCGCCAGCGGGGTATCAGATGCGCCCGGAGCTGAGTGAAACATTTAAATCGGAAAAGATACGCGAAATAATCAACAACGTGCTTACGGAAACATTAACTGGTAGGTTAAATAGGACCGAAAAGTCTAGCCAAACATTCAAGATATCTGGTCATTTAAGGCCAGCATTTAAGAAGTCCTGAAGGTGTAAAATCTACTCTGTTGGGTATCGTTTTAGGTCAAACATATTCGGCAGCAGATGCATCGCGCTGGACGAAATCGATGGCAGATGAGATAAGTCTTCAAGTAAAGGATCTGGAAATGCACCATTACAAACATGTGGTTCAAGTGTGGATAGGTCAGCAGCTGGGGGCCGGTTGCAAATGTGTGGCCCGATGCCGTTGGGATACGGAGTGCGATAACTATGCGACGGCCGAATTTAAGAACTCAACCATGTTTTGTTTAGTGACAGTTTACGGGCTGTATCTCTACTGATGGAGAGAAAAACTGTGATGCTGGATCATAAGCATGAGAAAGGGAGGATGGAGGAACATGAATATGTGTCATATGCTCATTCCTATCAGCATCGCCACCATCTTCTGTTTGTAGAGTAGTATCGGCGTGTTTTGTATAtaaattgtttttgtgttcAATTAGTGTAAAACCTACGTAGGTCAATTGTCGAAAAGCATGGCATTATGGAATAAGGAAATAGGCAAAACGTTCATAGTCGCTGAAATTGGCCAGAACCATCAAGGGTCCCTGTCTACAGCAAAGCAAATGATAAAAGCGGCGAAGGTAGACACATTTTAAATTACGctaatgtttaaataaattacctaAGTAGTTAAAAACCCATGTCCACTCCATTTCAGCAATGTGGAGCAGATTGTGTAAAATTTCAGCGATCGAATTTGACGGAAAAGTTTACCGCCGATGCTCTGGCACGCCCTTACGTCGGACCTAATTCATGGGGCAATACGTATGGGGAGCATAAAGCTTGGCTTGAATTTTCGATCACACAGTATCGTGAATTGCAACGTTTTGCTAGCGAAAACGACGTTGCTTTTACCGCATCGGCTATGGACGCTGCTTCCTTCCGCGAGCTGGAAGAGCAACTAAGTGTTCCTTTCATTAAAATCGGTTCTGGTGATGCAGATAACTTGCCACTTCTTCGTTACGCAGCCAACCGATCCGTTCCGCTGATAATTTCCACTGGAATGCAGGATTGGAATCACATTTGCACTATGTACAGTATGTTCCGTCATCGTAATGATGTAGCATTGCTGCACTGTGTATCGTCCTACCCGACACCGGCCGAAGATACGATGTTGCGAATGATTCCTCTGCTTCGTAATCAATTTCCCGCGCTAACTTTTGGATATTCTGGCCATGAGCTGGGCATACAGCTTTCGGTAGCAAGCGTAGGTTTAGGTGCACAGATCATCGAGCGACACTTCACGTTGGATAAATCGTGGAAAGGAACCGATCATCAGGCATCGTTAAATCCGGCCGAATTCACACGTATGGTACATTGTGTTAGAGCGTTGGAGGCACAGCCTTCAAGAGACTCAGCTTCTTTAATCGACCGACTAAAAGCGGTTCTAGATGAGGAGGATTTTAATGAACGCGACTTAATCGTTGCACTGAAGGAGGTAGGCGTACAGGACCGAAAGCTGTTAGACTGTGAACGACCGTGTTGCGATAAGTTGGGAAAATCGTTGGTATATGCTAACGATGTACATCCTGGCACTGTCCTCACTGAGTCAGATCTCGGGATAAAAGTAAGCGAACCAAAAGGTTTATCTCCAAGGCTGTACGATTCTGTTGTAGGAAAAATGGTAAACCATACCGCTTTCAAAGATAAGCCCGTTTTGGAGCTACATTTCTGAGAACACCATGCAATGCAATTTATTCAAAAACCCGTTAAGGTGATGACGATATGATAGAGATTTATTGAGAAGAAACACGCGTATGAGTATGTATTatggaattgaaattaaagttATCGAATTTTCTGTTGTAAATTGGTGTGGAGCAATCGCACCCCCTGATGGCGCAATGCCATAtatataaaagaaaatcactTTAAGCATTACATCGCTGTACCGATAGCATCTACGAATCCGCAGCATGTGTCCGGGTTGAACAGAAACACGTTACGGTGTGGTCTTTCCTTCTGCGAGACGACCTTGATGATTTCATGTGCCACAACACCTCCCACTATGGCGGCTACGGGAGAGATCTGGGCAAACACGTGGTCGAAAGATGGATCCGAAATTATCTCCGGGGCAAGCGTATCGCGCAGTTCTAGTAGTTTCTTCACATCCTCCTCACGTTTGGCATAGGCCGGATCGCGCTGTTCTTGGTCACGGAATTTTTGCAACACTCGTTGTACGGGAAGAGCTGGACCATTTCTTTTGAGACACCGTGCGTACGATGCATCTCGAAAATCGAAGTCCACCAGACACTGATATGGTGGAAATTCCAGCGTACACTTCACCGTAGTGCTGATGGCTTCAGTTTTGATTTTCTCGTGTGGTTTCGATACCACCACATGCTTTACGACATCCTCCGCGAACTCATGCTTTTGTAAATCGGTAAAACAGAATCCATACATGCCCCAAACGTCCGTGGCGAAAAATTTCACATCTGCTTCTCGGCATATGGTGTCCACTCGTACATGTTGTGCAGTAGATGCACCGATCAAACAAACCACATCAAATCCCTTAAAATATGCGTCTTCTTTCGAATCGAGCGCTTCGGCGTCGGCATTCAACTCAACCATCGGATTTAAAATCTGGGCACGTGTAAGCGACGCTTCGGCACGGTTGCTTCCGAGAGACGATTGCGGAACCAGAAATTGGGAACAGTAGTCTTCTTCCGTAACTTTCCGGTCGTCCAGCAGTGTAACAGATTTGACTCCGGCCAAAATGATGTTTTTGGCTATTTCCGCACCCAGGCCATTTAGGCCAGCA
The Anopheles moucheti chromosome 2, idAnoMoucSN_F20_07, whole genome shotgun sequence genome window above contains:
- the LOC128302312 gene encoding 40S ribosomal protein S25, whose translation is MPPKKDTKGSAKQPQKTQKKKEGGSGGKAKKKKWSKGKVRDKLNNQVLFDKATYDKLYKEVPAYKLITPSVVSERLKIRGSLAKRGLRELCQKGLIKQVVHHHAQVIYTRTTKGDDPVA
- the LOC128310678 gene encoding zinc transporter 7, with product MLPLTHKDSRGFGYRIREKFNSWSRLILSDRNSRNLFFFLLLNLSFAFVELMYGIWTNSLGLISDSFHMFFDCTGLLAGLAASVITKWRANEKYSYGYVRAEVLAGFVNSLFLLFIAFFIMSEAVERAIEPPEVKHERLFVVSVLGLLVNLVGIYAFQHGGHGHSHGGGGGHGHSHGGGGGGHGHSHGGAMNHHSHDTHHLLSNHNDNHGHSHGGGDHHHSHGGGSEIISTNSQIMRGVFLHILADTLGSVGVIISAVLMQLFGWMRADPICSMFIALTIGLSTLSLIKESVMVLMQRQPVALDRLLPSCYQKVTGLAGVYSVQEPHFWTLCTDVYVGVIKLEVSKNVDPKYVVQHTRMIFEAIGVRQMNIQLDYTAM
- the LOC128309714 gene encoding dynein light chain Tctex-type protein 2B; the encoded protein is MPFNETQAGNITPSPAGYQMRPELSETFKSEKIREIINNVLTETLTGQTYSAADASRWTKSMADEISLQVKDLEMHHYKHVVQVWIGQQLGAGCKCVARCRWDTECDNYATAEFKNSTMFCLVTVYGLYLY
- the LOC128309712 gene encoding sialic acid synthase, giving the protein MALWNKEIGKTFIVAEIGQNHQGSLSTAKQMIKAAKQCGADCVKFQRSNLTEKFTADALARPYVGPNSWGNTYGEHKAWLEFSITQYRELQRFASENDVAFTASAMDAASFRELEEQLSVPFIKIGSGDADNLPLLRYAANRSVPLIISTGMQDWNHICTMYSMFRHRNDVALLHCVSSYPTPAEDTMLRMIPLLRNQFPALTFGYSGHELGIQLSVASVGLGAQIIERHFTLDKSWKGTDHQASLNPAEFTRMVHCVRALEAQPSRDSASLIDRLKAVLDEEDFNERDLIVALKEVGVQDRKLLDCERPCCDKLGKSLVYANDVHPGTVLTESDLGIKVSEPKGLSPRLYDSVVGKMVNHTAFKDKPVLELHF
- the LOC128309713 gene encoding SUMO-activating enzyme subunit 1, translating into MVQSNGADLTEQEAELYDRQIRLWGLDSQKRLRSARILIAGLNGLGAEIAKNIILAGVKSVTLLDDRKVTEEDYCSQFLVPQSSLGSNRAEASLTRAQILNPMVELNADAEALDSKEDAYFKGFDVVCLIGASTAQHVRVDTICREADVKFFATDVWGMYGFCFTDLQKHEFAEDVVKHVVVSKPHEKIKTEAISTTVKCTLEFPPYQCLVDFDFRDASYARCLKRNGPALPVQRVLQKFRDQEQRDPAYAKREEDVKKLLELRDTLAPEIISDPSFDHVFAQISPVAAIVGGVVAHEIIKVVSQKERPHRNVFLFNPDTCCGFVDAIGTAM